A single region of the Sulfurimonas sp. genome encodes:
- a CDS encoding DUF2393 family protein, with translation MRKNIDAIIDNLIVQDYILFASVFILFIVLMILGVILRAKKNVSRLIVSIAFLILLLGPTLGYIEMHKFLFKNHVELLREQKLEFTKAIVVEGKITNGSEVDFYACKIIATAYRKTPNEYKNYILRLKPIQISSIVIQDIQKNQTKEFKMFIEPFSYSNEYEVGLEASCK, from the coding sequence ATGAGAAAAAACATAGATGCAATTATAGATAATTTGATTGTTCAAGATTACATATTATTTGCAAGTGTGTTTATTCTTTTCATAGTTTTAATGATCTTGGGGGTTATACTAAGAGCGAAAAAAAATGTATCTAGACTTATAGTCTCAATCGCTTTTTTGATCCTTTTATTGGGGCCGACACTTGGTTATATAGAGATGCACAAGTTTTTATTTAAAAATCATGTAGAACTCCTCAGAGAACAAAAACTTGAATTTACAAAAGCCATAGTAGTAGAAGGTAAGATTACAAATGGTTCAGAAGTTGATTTTTATGCTTGTAAAATAATAGCTACAGCCTATAGAAAAACACCAAATGAATATAAAAATTACATATTAAGATTAAAACCAATACAAATATCGTCGATTGTTATACAAGATATTCAAAAAAATCAGACAAAAGAGTTCAAAATGTTTATAGAACCGTTTAGCTATTCAAATGAATACGAAGTTGGGCTGGAAGCGAGCTGCAAATAA
- the hisIE gene encoding bifunctional phosphoribosyl-AMP cyclohydrolase/phosphoribosyl-ATP diphosphatase HisIE gives MQEILNRVDWEKQELLPVIVQDVESNEVLMMAYMDKEALELSLKTKTAHYFSRSKQRIWKKGESSGHIQTIHSFNIDCDNDTLLIKVTQEGVACHTGRKSCFFTELESGEATSESEVSSEAIYGVIDTLYHTIQERKNADPSESWTAKLLSKGDNTILKKVVEEAGEFSFAYKDNDEPEMIYEAADLTYHMLVALAAKNISPDRIKQELARRFNMSGIAEKNSRKD, from the coding sequence ATGCAAGAGATCTTAAACAGAGTTGATTGGGAGAAGCAAGAGCTTCTTCCTGTTATTGTTCAAGATGTTGAATCAAATGAAGTTTTGATGATGGCATATATGGACAAAGAAGCGCTAGAACTCTCACTTAAAACAAAAACTGCTCACTATTTTTCACGTTCAAAACAGCGTATTTGGAAAAAAGGTGAGAGCAGTGGACATATTCAAACAATTCATTCATTTAATATAGACTGCGATAACGATACTCTTCTTATAAAGGTAACTCAAGAGGGTGTAGCTTGTCATACGGGAAGAAAATCTTGTTTCTTTACAGAACTAGAATCCGGTGAAGCTACTAGTGAATCAGAAGTAAGCTCTGAAGCTATTTATGGAGTTATAGACACACTTTACCATACGATTCAAGAGCGTAAAAATGCAGATCCAAGTGAGTCTTGGACAGCAAAACTTTTAAGTAAAGGGGATAACACTATACTTAAAAAAGTAGTTGAAGAAGCAGGTGAGTTCTCTTTTGCTTATAAAGACAACGATGAGCCAGAGATGATCTACGAAGCTGCTGATCTGACTTACCATATGTTAGTTGCCTTAGCAGCTAAAAATATCTCTCCTGATCGTATAAAACAAGAACTGGCACGCAGATTTAACATGAGTGGAATAGCAGAAAAAAATTCGAGAAAAGACTAG
- a CDS encoding diheme cytochrome c — protein MKTIILTLVVLSTGLLADDDYGHRGYKGVAPVTNQLYIKECASCHFAYQPGLLPERSWVKLMDNLENHFDTDATIEPEDNQKILRYLVNNSADKFTNYKRSRKINNSIRPCETPIAVSDTPYFRKEHRGIRKDLIEQKDVKSISNCKACHTSADRGIYGERYIDIPNYGRWDD, from the coding sequence ATGAAAACAATAATATTAACATTAGTAGTACTAAGTACAGGTTTGTTAGCAGATGATGATTATGGACATAGAGGATATAAAGGTGTAGCACCTGTAACTAATCAACTCTATATTAAGGAGTGTGCAAGTTGTCACTTTGCATATCAGCCCGGTTTATTGCCTGAGCGTTCATGGGTAAAGCTGATGGATAATTTGGAAAACCATTTTGATACAGATGCAACCATTGAGCCTGAAGATAATCAAAAAATACTAAGATATCTAGTAAATAATTCGGCAGATAAGTTTACAAATTATAAAAGAAGCAGAAAAATCAACAATAGTATAAGACCATGTGAAACACCTATCGCCGTATCTGATACACCGTATTTTAGAAAAGAACACAGAGGTATAAGAAAAGACCTGATTGAGCAAAAAGATGTTAAATCAATATCAAACTGTAAGGCTTGTCATACTAGTGCCGATAGGGGTATATACGGTGAGAGATATATAGACATTCCAAACTACGGAAGATGGGATGATTAA
- a CDS encoding DUF1924 domain-containing protein, whose amino-acid sequence MKSLILIISLTLSIYANSDEVNSYIETLKSEVQKTDPAFKGFDAKRGEIIFTSKHIGKKGKEISCESCHSNNLRKKGENFFTGKTIEPLSPNTNKERLSSVKSIKKWLRRNFKDVYNREGTEKEKGDVLTYISTK is encoded by the coding sequence ATGAAAAGCTTGATATTGATAATATCTTTAACATTGTCTATATATGCTAATAGTGATGAAGTAAATTCATACATAGAGACTTTGAAATCAGAAGTTCAAAAAACAGATCCTGCTTTTAAAGGTTTTGATGCTAAACGTGGAGAGATTATCTTTACTTCTAAACATATAGGTAAAAAAGGAAAAGAGATATCTTGTGAGAGTTGTCATTCAAACAATTTGAGAAAAAAAGGTGAAAACTTTTTTACAGGAAAAACTATAGAACCTCTTTCACCAAATACAAATAAAGAGCGTTTAAGTAGTGTTAAAAGTATAAAAAAATGGTTACGCCGTAACTTTAAAGATGTTTATAACAGAGAAGGGACTGAAAAAGAGAAAGGTGATGTACTGACATACATCTCAACAAAGTAA
- a CDS encoding SPFH domain-containing protein: MASDMNDYFNKKKSQGGGFGGGGNSGGGGSGKGPEMPKMDLNFGGGKAGMIYFLIAVVLLLVLSKPFAIIEEGERGILSTNGKYSNDALLPGLHFVIPVIQKVYVVDTRVRIINYASKIEASGGSSAGINAKPAVTVLDKRGLPVSIELTVQYRLNSQFAAQTISNWGFSWEDKIINPVVRDIVRTVVGKYDAESLPQLRNQIAAEIDKGIRDNIESLKNSPADLQSIQLREIILPPKVKEQIERVQVAKQEVQRAEQEVQRAKQEALKRAAEAEGIAQKKRIEAQGKADAVTIEAKAQAKANKIIAESLTSKLLQLEQIQVQGKFNEALQVNKDAKIFLTPGGSTPNIWVDMKNKQQRTTAQ, encoded by the coding sequence ATGGCTTCAGATATGAACGACTACTTTAATAAGAAAAAATCACAAGGCGGTGGTTTTGGCGGCGGAGGAAACTCTGGCGGAGGTGGTTCAGGAAAAGGTCCTGAGATGCCTAAGATGGATCTTAATTTCGGCGGTGGAAAAGCCGGTATGATCTATTTCTTAATAGCAGTGGTTTTACTATTAGTTTTATCTAAACCTTTTGCAATTATTGAAGAGGGTGAGCGCGGTATTTTAAGTACTAACGGTAAGTACTCTAACGATGCTTTACTTCCTGGTCTACATTTTGTAATACCTGTTATTCAAAAAGTGTATGTAGTTGATACTCGTGTACGTATTATTAACTATGCTTCAAAAATTGAAGCAAGCGGGGGTAGCAGTGCAGGTATCAATGCAAAACCGGCAGTTACAGTTTTAGATAAACGCGGTCTTCCTGTTTCAATTGAGCTTACTGTTCAGTACAGACTTAATTCACAGTTTGCCGCTCAGACAATTTCAAACTGGGGATTTAGCTGGGAAGACAAGATTATCAATCCTGTTGTTCGTGACATAGTAAGAACTGTTGTTGGTAAGTATGATGCAGAATCTCTACCACAGCTTCGTAACCAAATAGCTGCAGAGATCGACAAGGGTATTCGCGACAACATTGAAAGTTTAAAAAATTCACCAGCTGATCTTCAGTCTATTCAACTTCGCGAGATCATTTTGCCTCCTAAAGTAAAAGAGCAGATCGAGCGTGTACAAGTTGCAAAACAAGAAGTTCAACGTGCAGAACAAGAGGTTCAACGTGCAAAACAAGAAGCGCTAAAACGTGCAGCTGAAGCTGAGGGTATTGCTCAGAAAAAACGTATTGAAGCTCAAGGTAAAGCAGATGCAGTAACTATTGAAGCAAAAGCTCAAGCAAAAGCAAATAAAATTATTGCAGAATCTTTAACATCTAAACTTTTACAATTAGAGCAGATCCAAGTTCAAGGTAAGTTTAACGAAGCACTTCAAGTAAATAAAGATGCTAAAATTTTCTTAACTCCTGGTGGATCAACTCCAAATATCTGGGTTGATATGAAAAATAAACAACAAAGAACTACGGCTCAATAA
- a CDS encoding DUF2393 family protein — MTLFNFWHFLTLAVLLVIYIVGVVVAKKQEKRKIRITFIIALSIIMILFSIFSILAVDKYTKHVELYKFDNKRLLSIEKIVYTGIVRNEGNYPIGEVTLEVKIVNKARQMGARASFFTPSGFAEFFGGGANILYRPQHIVKTFVVAENLQPGQAKSFRVHFDYPAYFKNVSQFAKVYGH; from the coding sequence ATGACTTTGTTTAATTTTTGGCATTTTCTTACACTAGCTGTACTTCTTGTTATCTATATTGTCGGTGTAGTTGTTGCAAAAAAACAAGAGAAAAGAAAAATAAGAATAACATTCATAATTGCTTTAAGTATTATTATGATTTTATTTTCTATATTCTCTATATTAGCCGTAGATAAGTATACAAAGCATGTAGAACTTTACAAATTCGATAACAAACGACTACTCAGTATTGAAAAGATTGTGTATACAGGGATAGTTAGAAATGAGGGTAATTATCCTATAGGTGAAGTTACACTTGAAGTAAAAATAGTAAATAAAGCACGCCAAATGGGCGCTAGGGCTAGCTTTTTTACACCTAGCGGATTTGCTGAGTTTTTCGGAGGAGGGGCAAATATACTTTACAGGCCTCAACATATTGTAAAAACTTTTGTTGTAGCTGAAAACTTACAACCGGGTCAGGCAAAATCGTTTAGAGTTCATTTTGATTACCCTGCTTATTTTAAAAACGTATCTCAGTTCGCAAAAGTATACGGTCACTAA